A section of the Acidobacteriota bacterium genome encodes:
- a CDS encoding lipid-binding SYLF domain-containing protein has protein sequence MKRIVLFALAGLFCVPPLDAATEVHDRVVRGAIVLREISAAPDNGIPQDLLDRSACVAVIPGLKKGGFIFGAAYGKGLMSCRLDNGAGPWSAPSMFSLKGGSFGLQLGAQSVDLVLVIMNLSGMASLLDSKFTLGADVSVSAGPVGRTASAETDAWMSAEILAYARSRGLFGGLTIKGSAVRPDRDANHVLYGREMKPRSLLLYRTDPVPRDAEIFLDELNRMSPPKAAR, from the coding sequence GTGAAAAGAATCGTGCTGTTCGCCCTCGCCGGATTGTTCTGCGTCCCGCCGCTCGACGCCGCGACCGAAGTCCACGACCGCGTGGTGCGCGGGGCCATCGTGCTCCGGGAGATCTCCGCGGCCCCCGACAACGGGATCCCCCAGGACCTGCTCGACAGGAGCGCGTGCGTCGCCGTCATTCCGGGGCTGAAAAAGGGGGGCTTCATCTTCGGCGCCGCCTACGGCAAGGGGCTCATGTCCTGCCGCCTCGACAACGGCGCCGGCCCCTGGAGCGCCCCCAGCATGTTTTCGCTGAAGGGGGGGAGCTTCGGGCTGCAGCTGGGCGCCCAGAGCGTGGACCTGGTGCTGGTGATCATGAACCTTTCGGGGATGGCGAGCCTGCTCGACAGCAAGTTCACCCTGGGGGCCGACGTCAGCGTCTCCGCCGGTCCCGTGGGGCGCACCGCCTCGGCGGAAACCGATGCCTGGATGTCGGCCGAGATCCTCGCCTACGCCCGTTCGCGCGGGCTGTTCGGGGGCCTGACGATCAAGGGGAGCGCCGTGCGCCCCGACCGGGACGCCAACCACGTCCTGTACGGGCGGGAGATGAAGCCGCGCAGCCTGCTCCTGTACCGGACCGACCCGGTCCCCCGCGACGCGGAAATCTTTCTGGACGAGCTCAACCGCATGAGCCCTCCCAAGGCCGCCCGCTGA
- a CDS encoding type III pantothenate kinase, with protein sequence MFLAVDIGNTSITLGLFQAETLGARWRLASDNERTSDEYGLLVAQLLERAGVSAGGVARIAIASVVPPLTGTFLRACRDYLHAEPLVVDAGTRTGIPLRYEDPKQVGADRVVNAVAVRRIYRGAACIVDFGTATIFDALSAEGEYLGGAIAPGIGIASDALFRRAAKLPRVEITRPPSAIGRNTVHSLQSGLLFGYVGLVEGMVARFRAELGAGMKTFGTGALVETIARETSVIDIVEPWLALEGLRILYDLNRASRG encoded by the coding sequence ATGTTTCTTGCGGTGGATATCGGGAACACCAGCATCACCCTGGGGCTTTTCCAGGCCGAAACGCTGGGCGCGCGCTGGCGCCTGGCTTCCGACAACGAACGCACCTCGGACGAGTACGGCCTCCTCGTGGCGCAGCTGCTCGAGCGCGCGGGGGTCTCCGCGGGCGGGGTGGCGCGGATCGCGATCGCGTCGGTGGTGCCGCCGCTGACGGGGACCTTCCTGCGCGCCTGCCGTGACTACCTGCACGCCGAGCCCCTGGTCGTGGACGCCGGGACGCGGACGGGGATCCCGCTGCGCTACGAGGACCCCAAGCAGGTGGGGGCCGACCGGGTGGTCAACGCCGTGGCCGTCCGCCGGATCTACCGGGGCGCGGCCTGCATCGTCGATTTCGGCACGGCGACCATTTTCGACGCCCTCTCGGCCGAGGGGGAATACCTGGGGGGCGCCATCGCCCCGGGGATCGGCATCGCGTCCGACGCCCTCTTCCGGAGGGCGGCCAAGCTCCCCAGGGTGGAGATCACGCGCCCTCCCTCCGCCATCGGCCGCAACACCGTCCACTCCCTGCAGTCCGGGCTCCTCTTCGGTTACGTGGGGCTGGTGGAGGGGATGGTCGCGCGCTTCCGCGCCGAACTGGGGGCGGGCATGAAGACCTTCGGCACCGGGGCGCTGGTGGAGACCATCGCCAGGGAAACGAGCGTGATCGATATCGTGGAGCCCTGGCTGGCCCTGGAGGGCCTGCGGATCCTCTACGACCTGAACCGCGCCTCGAGGGGCTGA
- a CDS encoding pantoate--beta-alanine ligase, translated as MRVTESLEELRDSRRSLRGSFGLVPTMGALHEGHASLVRRAREECDAVGVSIFVNPAQFGPGEDLAAYPRPIGRDLELLEGLGADLVWTPAAASLYGPGYQTWVTVEEITRPLEGGCRPGHFRGVATVVAKLLNAFTPDRAYFGQKDAQQVAVIRRMVRDLDFAIEVVVCPTVREPDGLALSSRNAYLGAAERRAAAVLYRALAAARARYDAGERAGEALRAAMREELRSEPLAREEYVSVADPETLLELDRVEGGGLLSLAVRIGRTRLIDNLTLERRGR; from the coding sequence ATGCGCGTGACGGAAAGCCTGGAGGAGCTGAGGGACTCCCGCCGGTCGCTGCGGGGGAGCTTCGGCCTGGTCCCGACGATGGGGGCGCTGCACGAGGGGCACGCGTCGCTCGTCCGGCGGGCGCGGGAGGAGTGCGACGCCGTGGGGGTGAGCATCTTCGTCAACCCGGCCCAGTTCGGCCCCGGGGAGGACCTCGCCGCCTACCCGCGCCCCATCGGCCGGGACCTCGAATTGCTCGAGGGGCTGGGGGCCGACCTGGTCTGGACCCCGGCGGCCGCGAGCCTCTACGGGCCGGGCTACCAGACCTGGGTGACGGTCGAGGAGATCACGCGCCCGCTCGAGGGCGGGTGCCGCCCCGGACATTTCCGGGGGGTGGCCACGGTCGTGGCCAAGCTCCTCAACGCCTTCACCCCCGACCGGGCCTATTTCGGCCAGAAGGACGCGCAGCAGGTGGCCGTCATCCGGCGCATGGTGCGCGACCTCGATTTTGCCATCGAAGTCGTCGTCTGCCCCACGGTCCGGGAACCGGACGGGCTGGCGCTGAGCAGCCGCAACGCCTACCTCGGCGCCGCAGAGCGGCGGGCGGCGGCGGTGCTCTACCGGGCGCTTGCCGCCGCCCGCGCCCGGTACGACGCGGGGGAGAGGGCGGGGGAGGCGCTGCGCGCGGCGATGCGGGAGGAGCTCCGCTCCGAGCCGCTCGCGCGGGAGGAATACGTCTCCGTCGCCGACCCGGAGACGCTTCTCGAACTCGACCGGGTGGAGGGCGGGGGGCTCCTGTCTCTGGCCGTGCGGATCGGCCGGACGCGCCTGATCGACAACCTGACGCTCGAGCGGCGCGGGAGGTAG
- a CDS encoding ketopantoate reductase family protein, with translation MHVTIFGTGALGCLFGARLAPVAEVTLVGSWTEALDAIGRRGILLEEGAGSRSVRVGTARLGEGTPAADLVLVLVKSWRTGTIAPHLGPALGEGGVALTLQNGLGNLERLGPGAFGGSTTEGAALLGPGHVRAAGGGPTVVAAPGWVARLLGRAGFDARACDPGEVEALLWAKLTASCGINALTALLGVPNGELLARPAALELVARAARECARVAEAAGIRLPFEDAAEEARAVAARTASNRSSMLQDLERGAPTECDAIQGAVAAEGARRGVPAPVNGLLWLLVRAATEGKGNRCA, from the coding sequence ATGCATGTCACCATATTCGGCACCGGGGCGCTCGGATGCCTCTTCGGCGCCAGGCTGGCCCCGGTGGCCGAGGTCACCCTGGTAGGGAGCTGGACGGAAGCGCTCGATGCCATCGGCCGGCGGGGCATCCTCCTCGAGGAGGGCGCCGGCAGCCGCAGCGTCCGGGTCGGCACGGCCCGGCTCGGGGAGGGAACGCCGGCGGCCGATCTCGTGCTCGTGCTGGTGAAGTCGTGGCGGACCGGAACGATCGCCCCCCACCTCGGCCCCGCGCTCGGGGAGGGGGGGGTGGCCCTCACGCTGCAGAACGGGCTGGGGAACCTGGAGCGGCTCGGCCCGGGAGCCTTCGGCGGCAGCACCACGGAGGGGGCCGCGCTCCTGGGGCCCGGACACGTGCGGGCGGCCGGCGGCGGGCCCACGGTCGTGGCGGCGCCGGGATGGGTGGCGCGGCTCCTCGGGCGGGCGGGGTTCGATGCGCGCGCGTGCGACCCGGGCGAGGTCGAGGCGCTGCTGTGGGCAAAGCTCACGGCCAGTTGCGGCATCAACGCGCTCACGGCGCTGCTGGGGGTGCCGAACGGGGAACTGCTGGCGCGGCCCGCGGCCCTGGAGCTGGTGGCCCGCGCGGCGCGCGAATGCGCCCGGGTAGCCGAAGCCGCCGGCATCCGGCTGCCGTTCGAGGACGCGGCGGAGGAGGCGCGGGCGGTGGCCGCGCGCACCGCTTCGAACCGGTCCTCGATGCTCCAGGACCTCGAGCGCGGCGCGCCGACGGAGTGCGACGCGATCCAGGGGGCGGTGGCGGCCGAAGGGGCGCGCCGCGGGGTGCCGGCCCCCGTCAACGGGCTGCTCTGGCTCCTGGTGCGGGCCGCGACCGAAGGGAAGGGGAATCGATGCGCGTGA
- the panB gene encoding 3-methyl-2-oxobutanoate hydroxymethyltransferase, with product MASSDSASAVKKVTTLTLQSKKARREPITFLTGYDYSTAVALDRSGIDGILVGDSLGMVVLGYDNTLPVTLEDMIHHCRAVARGARRAQLVADLPFMTYQGSPMEALRNAGSLMKKGRMDAVKLEGGRERAAAVKAIVSAGIPVMGHLGLTPQSVHQLGGWRVQGKTAAAARRLIEDALILEDAGCYAVVLEAVPAELAGLVTRRLAIPTIGIGAGAACDGQVLVVHDLLGLFDRFTPGFVKRYADLFSEMQRAFTEYIGDVKERRFPAPEHSHTMDPQEFRDLVREIEMLESETGPDGGAPGRFH from the coding sequence ATGGCCTCAAGCGATTCCGCATCCGCGGTAAAGAAAGTCACCACCCTCACGCTGCAATCCAAGAAAGCGCGGCGGGAGCCGATCACCTTCCTGACCGGTTACGATTACTCCACCGCGGTGGCGCTCGACCGCTCGGGCATCGACGGCATCCTGGTCGGGGACTCGCTCGGGATGGTGGTCCTGGGATACGACAACACCCTGCCGGTGACCCTCGAGGACATGATCCACCACTGCCGCGCGGTCGCCCGCGGCGCGCGCCGGGCGCAGCTGGTGGCCGACCTCCCCTTCATGACCTACCAGGGCTCCCCGATGGAGGCGCTGCGCAACGCGGGCAGCCTGATGAAAAAGGGGAGGATGGACGCGGTCAAGCTCGAGGGGGGGCGCGAGCGGGCGGCCGCCGTCAAGGCCATCGTCTCGGCCGGGATCCCCGTCATGGGCCACCTCGGCCTCACCCCTCAGAGCGTGCACCAGCTGGGGGGGTGGCGGGTGCAGGGGAAAACGGCCGCCGCGGCCCGGCGCCTGATCGAGGACGCCCTGATCCTGGAGGACGCCGGCTGCTACGCGGTGGTGCTCGAGGCGGTCCCCGCGGAACTCGCGGGGCTCGTCACCCGGCGGCTGGCGATCCCCACGATCGGTATCGGCGCGGGCGCCGCCTGCGACGGCCAGGTGCTGGTGGTGCACGACCTGCTCGGACTCTTCGACCGCTTCACGCCCGGTTTCGTCAAGAGGTACGCCGATCTTTTCTCCGAGATGCAGCGGGCCTTCACGGAATATATCGGGGACGTGAAGGAGCGCCGGTTCCCGGCGCCGGAGCATTCCCACACGATGGACCCCCAGGAATTCCGCGACCTGGTGCGGGAGATCGAGATGCTGGAATCGGAGACGGGACCGGACGGCGGCGCGCCCGGCCGGTTTCACTGA
- the tdh gene encoding L-threonine 3-dehydrogenase produces MKALVKKEARPGLWLLDVPEPEIGINDVLIRVDRTGICGTDLHVYEWDAWARRTIPVPLVVGHEFVGDVVEVGSNVSDFRPGDMVSAEGHVVCGRCRNCLAGRRHLCKATCGIGVNRPGAFAEYISVPMTNVWHHQDTVDRDVAAIFDPFGNAVHTALAFNVLGEDVLVTGAGPIGIMAAAVARHAGARYVVITDLNEYRLELARRLGVTEALDIRTATLEETQRRLGMREGFDVGLEMSGNPEAFRSMIANMCHGGKIALLGIPSEPIEIDWNTVIFNMLTIRGIYGREMYETWYKMTVMLESGLDIRPVITHRFPAAEFERGFEAMRTGRSGKVLLHWR; encoded by the coding sequence ATGAAAGCACTGGTGAAGAAGGAAGCGCGGCCGGGGTTGTGGCTCCTGGACGTGCCCGAACCCGAGATCGGGATCAACGACGTGCTGATCCGGGTCGACCGCACCGGCATCTGCGGCACCGACCTGCACGTCTACGAGTGGGACGCCTGGGCCCGGCGCACCATCCCCGTGCCCCTGGTCGTGGGGCACGAGTTCGTGGGGGACGTGGTCGAGGTCGGCTCCAACGTCTCCGACTTCCGCCCCGGGGACATGGTCAGCGCCGAGGGGCACGTGGTCTGCGGCCGCTGCCGCAACTGCCTCGCCGGGCGGCGGCACCTGTGCAAGGCCACCTGCGGCATCGGCGTCAACCGCCCCGGCGCCTTCGCCGAGTACATCTCCGTCCCGATGACCAACGTCTGGCACCACCAGGACACCGTCGACCGCGACGTGGCCGCCATCTTCGACCCGTTCGGCAACGCGGTGCACACGGCGCTGGCTTTCAACGTGCTGGGTGAGGACGTGCTCGTCACCGGGGCCGGCCCGATCGGGATCATGGCCGCGGCCGTGGCGCGCCACGCGGGCGCCCGCTACGTCGTGATCACCGACCTGAACGAGTACCGCCTGGAGCTGGCGCGCCGGCTGGGGGTGACCGAGGCGCTCGACATCCGCACGGCAACCCTGGAGGAGACGCAGCGCCGCCTGGGGATGCGCGAGGGGTTCGACGTGGGGCTCGAGATGTCGGGCAACCCGGAGGCCTTCCGCTCCATGATCGCCAACATGTGCCACGGCGGCAAGATCGCCCTGCTCGGCATCCCCTCGGAGCCGATCGAGATCGACTGGAACACCGTCATCTTCAACATGCTCACCATCCGCGGCATCTACGGCCGCGAGATGTACGAGACCTGGTACAAGATGACGGTCATGCTCGAAAGCGGCCTGGACATCCGGCCGGTGATCACCCACCGCTTCCCCGCCGCGGAGTTCGAGCGGGGGTTCGAAGCGATGCGCACCGGCCGCTCGGGGAAGGTCCTCCTCCACTGGCGATAA
- a CDS encoding helix-turn-helix domain-containing protein, with the protein MNDMPEIPNKRFFRPDEVARYLEYVSKRMVYRWCQEEKIRFIRYGRRTVIPREELLRIMKEGVNLE; encoded by the coding sequence GTGAATGATATGCCTGAGATCCCGAACAAGCGGTTTTTCCGACCCGATGAGGTCGCCCGGTATCTGGAATACGTCTCCAAGCGGATGGTGTATCGCTGGTGCCAGGAGGAAAAGATTCGATTTATTCGATATGGGCGGAGGACCGTCATACCCCGGGAGGAGCTGCTCCGCATCATGAAAGAGGGCGTAAACCTTGAGTAG
- a CDS encoding toxin-antitoxin system HicB family antitoxin, which yields MEKKKSFNLRVEPELISAMKIQAIKENRTITEIAAELFREYLRKAKKK from the coding sequence ATGGAAAAGAAAAAGTCGTTCAACCTGAGGGTGGAGCCCGAATTGATTTCGGCCATGAAGATTCAGGCTATAAAGGAGAATCGGACGATAACCGAAATCGCAGCGGAGCTCTTCCGCGAATACCTCAGGAAGGCAAAGAAAAAATAA
- a CDS encoding P27 family phage terminase small subunit: MKNSEKTPKPPQNLSLSARKAWKTLILEYQIEDAAGLRLLGEFCHALDRAEEARAKIRDEGTTFKDRFGQLRENPSVAVERGSVQTMLACLKSLNLDLEPLQPRPGRPPGK, from the coding sequence ATGAAAAATTCTGAAAAGACGCCAAAACCCCCTCAGAACTTGTCACTTTCCGCGCGAAAGGCTTGGAAAACCCTAATTCTCGAATACCAGATCGAGGATGCGGCCGGCCTTCGGCTGCTTGGCGAGTTCTGCCATGCCCTCGACCGCGCCGAGGAGGCCCGGGCAAAAATCAGAGATGAGGGGACAACCTTCAAAGACCGATTTGGTCAGCTCCGCGAGAACCCGAGCGTTGCGGTCGAGAGAGGCAGCGTGCAGACCATGTTGGCGTGCTTGAAAAGTCTGAATTTAGACCTTGAACCGCTCCAGCCCCGTCCGGGGCGCCCCCCTGGAAAGTGA
- a CDS encoding DUF3854 domain-containing protein, which yields MASLNDGDLQALGARWIPPELAEAAGIYRVESADGAAIIGRKGSGDYAGLAIPYTWPGAGTRETQLRLDHPELEIKRDGTTKPKAKYLLPPGRSNILYVPDMATAGNLDDSQLPIIITEGAFKVLALWRMATSDQETPRYLPLGLTGVWSWRGTVGKQAGADGSRQAVKGPIPDLARITWQGRRAYILFDSDAARNKSVQAAARGLAGELKSRGAEVYLVDLPDLADLEKTGADDYLAHPDGGPERLLERISAAREYEPDLLRYGMHDVGNSERLLAHLKQEIRYCYPARKWLYYAGTHWEWDTSGYLRRRAKLVMTEYHRQALIAHNEAHETFSRRSLDSKRIENALSLAQCELPIEMDELDRDPYSLNVLNGTVDCRSGALRPHLPEDYITRVIPFRYDPQAKCAAFLVALYRMMGLEQSEERSTRLVHFMQTALGYSLVGVTSEKVVFLCHGAGDNGKTTLLELIREIIGPYSASISTESLMSKNLSNNELADLANLRGARFVRSSETEQGQRLNEARLKRITQGMGIIRACKKYEDWFEFPESHTLWIDANHRPVVRGQDPAIWNRLALIPFEVTIPKAEQDPNLRQKLLAEAEGVLAWMIQGAVRWCAEGLHRPEEVTSAVDAWRTDSDPLADYLAECCELDPTAWVSSGALWDSYAAWAEHSGIDPLTRTVFGLRITGLGCHPGRRKVHGSAIRSMEGIRIRGGER from the coding sequence ATGGCAAGCCTGAATGATGGCGACCTCCAAGCCCTGGGCGCGCGATGGATCCCGCCCGAGCTGGCGGAGGCGGCCGGAATCTACCGGGTGGAATCGGCCGACGGCGCGGCCATCATCGGCCGGAAGGGATCCGGCGATTACGCGGGGCTGGCGATCCCCTACACCTGGCCAGGCGCCGGCACCCGGGAAACCCAGCTGCGATTGGATCACCCGGAGCTTGAGATAAAGCGGGACGGCACCACAAAGCCGAAGGCAAAGTATCTTCTCCCGCCGGGCCGGAGCAATATTCTCTATGTTCCGGACATGGCCACGGCTGGCAACCTGGATGATTCCCAGCTGCCGATCATCATCACCGAGGGGGCCTTCAAGGTTCTGGCGCTCTGGCGCATGGCCACCAGCGACCAGGAGACCCCGAGGTATCTTCCCCTGGGCCTTACGGGCGTGTGGTCGTGGCGCGGGACCGTTGGCAAGCAGGCCGGAGCTGACGGCAGCCGCCAGGCGGTAAAGGGCCCGATCCCCGACCTGGCCCGGATCACCTGGCAGGGCCGCCGCGCATATATCCTGTTCGATTCTGACGCCGCGCGAAATAAATCCGTCCAGGCGGCCGCCCGGGGCCTGGCAGGCGAACTGAAATCCCGGGGAGCGGAGGTCTACCTGGTGGACCTTCCCGACCTTGCCGACCTGGAAAAGACCGGAGCCGATGACTACCTGGCGCACCCTGACGGCGGCCCGGAGCGCCTCCTCGAGCGCATATCCGCCGCCCGAGAATATGAGCCCGACCTCCTGCGGTATGGAATGCACGACGTAGGCAATTCCGAGCGCCTCCTGGCGCACCTCAAGCAGGAGATCCGATACTGCTACCCCGCCCGAAAATGGCTCTATTACGCCGGCACGCACTGGGAATGGGATACCTCCGGGTATCTGCGCCGGCGCGCAAAGCTGGTGATGACCGAGTATCACCGCCAGGCGCTGATCGCGCACAATGAGGCGCACGAGACCTTCAGCCGCCGGAGCTTGGATTCCAAGCGGATCGAGAATGCGCTCTCGCTGGCGCAATGCGAGCTCCCGATTGAAATGGACGAACTGGACCGCGATCCCTACAGCCTGAACGTGCTCAATGGAACAGTGGACTGCCGGAGCGGCGCGCTCCGGCCGCACCTCCCGGAGGATTACATCACCCGCGTGATTCCCTTCCGCTACGACCCCCAGGCGAAGTGCGCGGCCTTCCTGGTGGCGCTCTATCGCATGATGGGCCTCGAGCAATCCGAGGAGCGATCCACCCGGCTTGTGCACTTCATGCAAACGGCGCTGGGATATTCCCTGGTGGGCGTCACCAGCGAGAAGGTGGTGTTCCTTTGCCATGGCGCCGGCGACAACGGCAAAACGACGTTATTGGAGCTGATCCGGGAGATCATCGGCCCCTACAGCGCCTCGATCTCTACTGAAAGCCTCATGAGCAAAAACTTATCAAACAATGAGCTGGCCGACCTGGCCAACTTGCGCGGCGCCCGGTTTGTGCGGAGCTCCGAGACGGAGCAGGGGCAACGCCTGAATGAGGCCCGGCTGAAGCGCATCACCCAGGGGATGGGAATTATCCGGGCCTGCAAAAAATATGAGGACTGGTTCGAGTTTCCCGAATCGCACACGCTCTGGATCGACGCGAACCACCGCCCGGTTGTACGCGGCCAGGATCCGGCGATCTGGAACCGGCTGGCCCTGATCCCTTTCGAGGTCACCATCCCAAAAGCAGAGCAGGACCCCAACCTCCGACAGAAGCTCCTGGCCGAGGCGGAGGGCGTCCTGGCATGGATGATCCAGGGCGCCGTGCGATGGTGCGCTGAGGGGCTGCACAGGCCGGAGGAGGTAACGTCTGCGGTTGATGCCTGGCGCACTGATTCGGATCCCCTGGCCGACTACCTCGCCGAGTGCTGCGAGCTCGATCCTACAGCCTGGGTTTCAAGCGGCGCACTCTGGGATTCCTATGCTGCATGGGCGGAGCACAGCGGTATTGACCCTCTTACCCGAACGGTCTTTGGACTCCGAATAACGGGCCTTGGATGTCACCCCGGACGGAGAAAGGTTCATGGCTCCGCGATCCGCTCCATGGAAGGAATCCGGATCCGAGGAGGTGAACGGTGA
- a CDS encoding AlpA family phage regulatory protein — MRESTQNKTRKATSGYPRRLATAGIPAQGFVRLPQILAVLPICGATWWNMVRDGRAPKPVKLGPRITAWRASEIRALIGE, encoded by the coding sequence ATGCGAGAAAGCACTCAAAACAAAACACGGAAGGCAACAAGCGGATATCCCCGGCGGCTGGCAACGGCAGGGATCCCCGCGCAGGGATTCGTGCGCTTGCCGCAGATCCTGGCCGTCCTCCCGATCTGCGGCGCGACCTGGTGGAATATGGTTCGAGACGGCCGCGCGCCGAAGCCTGTTAAGCTGGGACCGCGTATCACCGCCTGGCGTGCGTCCGAGATTCGCGCACTGATCGGCGAGTAG
- a CDS encoding tyrosine-type recombinase/integrase codes for MKGIEPGKHPDKALSAAEIRGLSKPGMYADGGCLFLVVEPSGGKHWILRTTVKGKRRDIGLGGLSYVSLKDAREEAARLRKIARAGGDPVEQRRRERMTVPTLEEAAREFHAVNSKGFDRRHANRWITTLETYAFPAIGALAVDSVTSGDVLKVLTPIWLEIPESAKRIKQRLRAVFSYSKARGWMSGDNPAEDVTKVLPKQVSGADHHPALPYQEVPGFILAMRAADAALSVKLAFEFLILTAMRTSEVLLARWDQINLEARTWTVPAEQMKGKATERRIPHRVPLAPRCLEILQEARELGEGDYVFPGRTYGRPCSNMIFLQCLKRMGRSEITAHGFRSSFRDWAEERNRYAHNVIEKCLAHRLQSKVEESYQRSDLLDLRRPLMEAWAAFATAKPAEKVVKMRGA; via the coding sequence ATGAAAGGAATCGAACCTGGGAAACACCCCGACAAGGCGTTATCGGCCGCCGAAATCCGGGGACTTTCGAAGCCCGGAATGTACGCTGACGGCGGCTGTTTATTCCTGGTGGTCGAACCGAGCGGAGGGAAGCACTGGATCCTCCGGACCACCGTCAAGGGCAAGCGCCGGGATATCGGACTGGGAGGCCTGTCCTATGTCTCGCTCAAAGACGCGCGCGAGGAGGCGGCGCGACTTCGAAAGATCGCCAGGGCCGGCGGCGATCCGGTCGAACAGCGGCGGCGGGAGCGAATGACGGTCCCCACTCTCGAGGAGGCGGCCCGGGAATTTCACGCGGTCAATTCCAAGGGCTTCGATCGACGCCACGCAAACCGATGGATCACCACCCTTGAAACGTATGCCTTCCCGGCGATCGGCGCCCTGGCCGTGGATAGTGTCACCTCCGGCGATGTCCTGAAGGTCCTTACCCCGATATGGCTCGAGATCCCCGAAAGCGCCAAGCGCATCAAACAGCGCCTCCGGGCCGTCTTCAGTTACTCCAAGGCGCGGGGGTGGATGTCCGGCGACAATCCGGCGGAGGATGTCACAAAGGTTCTGCCCAAGCAAGTAAGCGGGGCGGATCACCACCCGGCCCTGCCTTACCAGGAGGTGCCCGGATTTATCCTGGCAATGCGCGCAGCGGACGCGGCGCTGTCCGTGAAGCTGGCGTTTGAATTCCTGATCCTCACAGCGATGAGGACCTCCGAGGTCCTGCTCGCGCGCTGGGATCAGATCAACCTGGAGGCGAGGACCTGGACCGTTCCGGCCGAGCAAATGAAGGGCAAGGCAACAGAACGGAGGATCCCCCACCGGGTACCGCTGGCCCCGCGCTGTCTCGAAATACTCCAGGAGGCACGGGAGCTGGGGGAAGGGGACTACGTTTTCCCGGGCCGCACCTATGGCCGCCCCTGTTCGAATATGATTTTCCTGCAATGTCTCAAGCGCATGGGAAGGTCTGAAATCACGGCGCACGGCTTCCGTTCATCGTTCCGGGATTGGGCGGAAGAGCGAAACCGATATGCGCACAACGTGATTGAGAAATGCCTCGCCCACCGACTGCAATCCAAGGTGGAGGAGAGCTATCAGCGTAGCGATCTTCTCGATCTGCGCCGCCCCCTGATGGAAGCCTGGGCGGCCTTCGCCACGGCAAAGCCGGCTGAAAAAGTAGTGAAAATGAGGGGAGCATAA